From a single Aestuariibius sp. HNIBRBA575 genomic region:
- the ftsY gene encoding signal recognition particle-docking protein FtsY gives MAFFKKLKDRLFRSSSKLEEGLDAIVSEGGETDPVSDVEVPTPHIAEKPAPEPAPVSPAAAEDDVKDVDTDEVSIAPQPTAPALTPPSLVQEDPVETPVKPGLMSRIIGRTEPQVMRRVLDDDMLEQLEELLITSDMGVDTALRVTANMAEGRMGKRLSSQEVKQLMAQEVARIMEPVARPLPIYPTKPQVVLVVGVNGSGKTTTIGKLASQFKAAGKHVVIAAGDTFRAAAVEQLQVWGDRAGVPVLTAPEGSDPASLAFDALTQAQADGADLLMIDTAGRLQNRADLMEELSKIVRVIQKKDPDAPHNTLLVLDATTGQNAVSQVKTFQELADVSGLVMTKLDGTAKGGVLVSLADKFGLPIHAIGVGEQIDDLAPFDPEDFAKALTGLE, from the coding sequence ATGGCATTTTTTAAGAAACTCAAAGATCGGTTGTTCCGCTCGTCTTCGAAACTCGAAGAGGGGTTGGATGCGATTGTCAGCGAAGGTGGTGAGACAGACCCGGTTTCCGACGTTGAGGTGCCCACACCACACATCGCAGAGAAACCCGCGCCCGAACCCGCGCCTGTTTCGCCTGCTGCTGCCGAGGATGACGTCAAAGACGTAGATACTGATGAGGTTTCCATCGCGCCACAGCCAACCGCGCCCGCTTTGACGCCCCCTTCGTTGGTGCAAGAGGATCCCGTTGAAACGCCCGTGAAACCCGGATTGATGAGCCGCATCATTGGGCGAACTGAACCTCAGGTTATGCGTCGGGTTCTGGACGATGACATGCTGGAACAACTCGAAGAGCTGCTGATCACGTCGGATATGGGCGTGGATACGGCCCTGCGTGTCACCGCCAATATGGCCGAAGGCAGAATGGGAAAACGACTGTCGTCCCAAGAGGTTAAACAATTGATGGCGCAAGAAGTGGCGCGCATCATGGAGCCTGTGGCCCGACCATTACCGATCTACCCGACCAAACCCCAAGTGGTGTTGGTTGTTGGGGTGAATGGATCCGGAAAAACCACGACGATCGGGAAATTGGCCAGTCAATTTAAGGCCGCAGGAAAACATGTGGTCATTGCCGCAGGGGATACGTTCCGGGCTGCGGCTGTCGAACAATTGCAGGTTTGGGGGGATCGCGCTGGCGTGCCGGTTTTGACCGCGCCAGAAGGGTCCGATCCTGCCAGCCTGGCCTTTGATGCATTGACCCAAGCCCAAGCAGATGGGGCCGATTTGTTGATGATCGACACTGCAGGGCGATTGCAAAACCGGGCAGACCTGATGGAAGAATTGTCCAAAATTGTCCGCGTCATTCAGAAAAAGGACCCGGATGCCCCGCATAACACGTTGTTGGTTTTGGATGCCACAACCGGCCAAAATGCGGTGAGCCAGGTCAAAACATTCCAAGAGTTGGCCGATGTGTCAGGGTTGGTCATGACCAAATTGGATGGAACGGCCAAGGGCGGGGTTTTGGTATCATTGGCGGATAAGTTCGGCCTGCCAATCCACGCGATTGGTGTGGGTGAGCAAATAGATGACCTGGCCCCATTTGATCCAGAAGATTTCGCCAAAGCTTTGACCGGATTGGAATAG
- a CDS encoding PilZ domain-containing protein: protein MRYRSNRLPSQTLVNLRRETGVVLGDLRNISQGGARVHGVELEAGEKLTMEMDDLMFPCWVIWARDNMAGIRFDKMITPSQVSLLRQERSGPSTNQRPLRSFGTRH from the coding sequence ATGCGATATCGATCTAACCGACTTCCGTCTCAGACTCTTGTAAACTTGCGCCGCGAAACAGGCGTGGTTTTGGGTGATTTGCGCAATATTTCTCAGGGCGGAGCCCGGGTTCACGGGGTTGAGCTTGAAGCAGGGGAAAAATTGACCATGGAAATGGACGACCTCATGTTTCCATGTTGGGTCATCTGGGCACGCGATAATATGGCGGGTATCCGGTTTGATAAAATGATCACCCCGTCACAAGTTTCGCTTTTGCGACAGGAACGTAGCGGGCCATCAACCAACCAGCGCCCTTTGCGCAGCTTTGGAACGCGCCATTAG
- a CDS encoding DUF1178 family protein codes for MIRYSLKCDDGHSFDSWFQSAAAYDSLHRAGHLACAVCGSTKVEKSLMTPRVAPKERAAAPPQPSLSEPADHDQAKLADLRKKVEENSEYVGGEFVSQARAMHDGDAPERAIYGEAKPEEAKKLIEDGIPVAPLPFMPKRKTN; via the coding sequence ATGATCCGCTATTCCTTGAAATGCGATGATGGCCACAGCTTTGACAGCTGGTTTCAATCTGCTGCGGCCTATGACAGCCTGCATCGCGCAGGACATTTGGCATGTGCCGTATGTGGGTCGACCAAGGTCGAGAAAAGCCTCATGACCCCGCGCGTCGCCCCAAAGGAACGTGCGGCTGCCCCCCCACAACCCTCACTTTCTGAACCGGCAGATCACGATCAGGCAAAACTGGCTGATCTGCGTAAAAAGGTCGAAGAAAACTCAGAATATGTCGGGGGTGAATTCGTGTCACAGGCACGGGCAATGCATGACGGCGACGCACCAGAACGCGCCATTTACGGAGAGGCCAAACCCGAAGAGGCCAAAAAACTGATCGAAGATGGCATTCCCGTCGCACCGCTGCCGTTTATGCCCAAACGTAAAACCAATTGA
- a CDS encoding metallophosphoesterase, protein MFASFLKKLSQRQDVDFPTISPDEPLQVIGDIHGRLDLLDALLGKIDPKMKTIFVGDYTDRGDQSEAVLRRLMQLTTDPNRDVTCLVGNHDEMLLNFMMEPDRGHGTWLRHGGLQTLASFGVPLTPNPKPEHIAEAVFKLRERAGPDMIDWLSNLPVLVQSGNVCILHAGADPTLSIESQPSGTLIWGHPNFDRTPRKDGIWVVHGHTIVDQPLIRQGRISIDTGAYATGHLTAAVITDGQVHFIST, encoded by the coding sequence ATGTTTGCTTCATTTCTTAAGAAACTGTCACAGCGGCAGGACGTCGATTTTCCAACCATTTCCCCGGATGAACCATTGCAGGTCATTGGGGATATTCACGGGCGGCTTGATCTTTTGGATGCGTTGCTGGGCAAAATCGACCCCAAGATGAAAACCATTTTTGTCGGCGATTACACCGATCGCGGCGATCAAAGCGAAGCCGTGCTGCGCCGCCTGATGCAGCTGACCACAGATCCCAACAGAGACGTGACCTGCTTGGTTGGCAATCACGATGAAATGCTGCTCAACTTTATGATGGAGCCGGATCGGGGACATGGGACGTGGCTGCGCCATGGCGGGTTGCAAACGCTTGCATCTTTTGGGGTGCCGCTGACCCCAAACCCCAAACCCGAACACATCGCCGAGGCTGTGTTCAAACTTCGCGAACGGGCCGGTCCAGATATGATCGATTGGCTATCAAATCTACCGGTTTTGGTTCAATCAGGAAACGTGTGTATCCTGCATGCAGGGGCGGACCCCACCCTGTCCATCGAAAGTCAGCCGTCGGGGACGCTGATTTGGGGGCATCCAAATTTTGACCGGACCCCTCGAAAAGACGGCATTTGGGTGGTGCATGGCCATACGATTGTCGACCAGCCCCTGATCCGTCAGGGTCGCATCAGCATCGACACCGGGGCCTATGCAACCGGGCACCTGACCGCCGCCGTAATCACCGACGGTCAGGTTCATTTTATATCGACCTAG
- a CDS encoding lysoplasmalogenase: MAILYLPRTSRKIRWNRSIRKTLPLALFALAAWAEGSPPLLVAGLALSAAGDFALSRAGKNAFLLGMLAFAGAHLAYLSIMIPFTAAPNWGLFGIFMMLGASTEIWLIPKTDGLKWPVRIYIVIILAMGIAALGLPGSMMLATLGAVMFILSDLILSIEIFILPDGHKVRWVLSKMVWITYIAAQCALFLALGGG, translated from the coding sequence ATGGCAATTTTGTATTTGCCACGCACATCGCGAAAAATACGCTGGAACAGATCAATCCGTAAAACGCTGCCATTGGCATTGTTTGCGCTGGCCGCTTGGGCAGAAGGGAGCCCCCCTTTATTGGTTGCTGGTTTGGCTCTGTCAGCAGCTGGGGATTTTGCCTTATCCCGCGCGGGAAAAAACGCCTTTCTTTTGGGGATGCTGGCCTTTGCCGGGGCGCATCTCGCTTATCTCAGCATCATGATCCCGTTCACCGCCGCACCCAATTGGGGGCTGTTTGGCATCTTCATGATGTTGGGCGCCTCGACGGAAATATGGCTGATCCCCAAAACGGACGGGTTAAAATGGCCGGTGCGCATTTATATCGTGATCATTTTAGCGATGGGAATTGCGGCGTTGGGATTGCCGGGATCAATGATGTTGGCAACTTTGGGTGCGGTGATGTTCATTTTGTCCGATCTCATCCTATCAATCGAAATTTTTATCCTTCCTGACGGGCACAAAGTCCGCTGGGTCCTGTCAAAAATGGTTTGGATCACATATATCGCGGCGCAATGTGCACTTTTCTTGGCGCTAGGCGGGGGATAA
- a CDS encoding inner membrane-spanning protein YciB produces the protein MAEKQINPVLKQVLELGPTILFFVIYLKIKDENFVILGTEYSGFIVAALILVPMLLAAMGALWFLTGKLSKMQLFTAFMVIFFGGLTAYFNDEKFFKMKTSIVYGVLAALLGIGLLRGRSYMEYVMGEFLPLQREGWMILTRRLCAMFAAMAVANEIIWRTQSDDVWVTLETFAFPAVLFVFLWVQIMSLQRYLIEPDDEPS, from the coding sequence ATGGCTGAAAAACAAATCAATCCCGTCCTCAAGCAAGTTCTTGAACTTGGTCCCACGATTTTGTTCTTTGTGATCTACCTTAAGATCAAAGACGAAAACTTTGTGATTTTGGGGACAGAATATTCCGGTTTCATTGTTGCGGCACTGATACTGGTCCCCATGCTATTGGCGGCAATGGGCGCGCTGTGGTTCCTCACAGGCAAGCTATCCAAAATGCAATTGTTCACCGCATTTATGGTCATTTTCTTTGGTGGATTGACCGCGTATTTTAATGATGAAAAATTCTTTAAGATGAAAACATCCATTGTTTATGGTGTTTTAGCCGCGCTTTTGGGTATCGGACTTTTGCGTGGCCGATCATATATGGAATATGTGATGGGGGAATTTCTGCCGCTGCAACGCGAGGGGTGGATGATCCTTACTCGGCGTTTATGCGCGATGTTCGCAGCGATGGCCGTCGCAAACGAAATCATTTGGCGCACCCAGAGCGATGATGTGTGGGTCACGTTGGAAACCTTTGCGTTTCCTGCGGTGTTGTTTGTATTTCTTTGGGTGCAGATCATGTCGCTGCAACGCTATCTGATCGAACCCGACGACGAACCCAGCTAA
- a CDS encoding NUDIX hydrolase — protein MRTQFAAIAYRIRKDKPEICLITSRGTGRWIVPKGWPMPGITPQDAAATEAWEEAGLEGRVHPQPLGLFSYDKEHEGEQLPVIAVVYAMRVKKAHSTWPESHQRRRKWFTPRKAASKISDPELRHIIRNFDPRHLR, from the coding sequence GTGCGGACCCAGTTTGCGGCGATTGCGTATCGCATCCGCAAAGACAAACCCGAAATTTGCCTGATCACCAGTCGCGGAACGGGGCGTTGGATTGTGCCCAAAGGCTGGCCGATGCCCGGCATCACCCCGCAGGACGCCGCCGCCACCGAAGCCTGGGAAGAAGCCGGCCTGGAAGGGCGTGTGCATCCTCAGCCATTGGGGTTGTTTTCCTATGATAAGGAACACGAAGGAGAGCAGCTTCCGGTGATTGCGGTTGTTTATGCGATGCGGGTCAAAAAGGCGCATTCGACATGGCCTGAATCCCATCAACGACGTCGCAAATGGTTTACCCCGCGCAAAGCCGCGTCCAAGATTTCAGACCCGGAACTGCGTCACATTATCCGTAATTTTGACCCGCGACATTTACGTTGA
- a CDS encoding sugar transferase, translated as MKPTEYSELRFQIAAPQIAPPQIATSQRKPVPRTFYASFGKRIFDIVLALAILPLITPIILGVWMMARRDGGPGLFVQDRVGLNGTTFKCLKIRSMVHDADRKLTQYLDQNPDAAAEWHINQKLRHDPRITAFGKFIRATSLDELPQVFNILKGEMSFIGPRPFMLNQEALYRQANGTGYYQLRPGISGPWQVSGRGETSFADRADFDNEYYRNLSFRTDMKLVFQTFKVLAQRTGH; from the coding sequence ATGAAACCAACGGAATACTCGGAATTACGGTTCCAGATTGCAGCGCCTCAGATCGCACCCCCCCAGATCGCAACGTCACAACGCAAGCCAGTGCCACGCACGTTTTATGCATCATTTGGCAAACGTATCTTTGACATTGTGCTGGCTTTGGCCATTTTGCCGCTGATCACGCCGATCATCTTGGGTGTGTGGATGATGGCGCGGCGTGATGGGGGCCCTGGCCTGTTTGTGCAGGATCGCGTTGGGCTAAACGGCACAACCTTTAAATGCCTTAAAATACGGTCCATGGTGCATGATGCGGACCGGAAACTGACCCAGTATTTAGACCAAAACCCTGACGCCGCCGCTGAGTGGCACATCAATCAGAAACTACGCCACGACCCACGGATCACGGCATTTGGGAAATTCATCCGCGCCACCAGTCTTGATGAGCTGCCACAGGTTTTCAACATCCTCAAAGGTGAGATGAGCTTTATCGGGCCGCGCCCGTTTATGCTAAACCAAGAGGCGCTGTACCGACAGGCCAACGGGACCGGCTATTACCAATTGCGCCCCGGAATTTCGGGTCCATGGCAGGTCAGTGGGCGCGGCGAAACCAGCTTTGCGGATCGGGCGGATTTTGACAATGAATATTACCGCAATCTGTCGTTTCGAACCGATATGAAACTGGTTTTCCAAACGTTTAAGGTGCTGGCGCAACGCACTGGGCATTAG
- a CDS encoding efflux RND transporter permease subunit, which translates to MSIARFAIERPLYTWMIMLWALFGGLWGFNDLGRLEDPAFTIKVAVVSTQYPGATAEQVAREVTEPLEAAIQKMGEVDKITSLNQPGFSLITVEVKPTFDGSELPDVWTRLRAKVDNAARNLPEGAQVPFVNDGFGDVFGLYYAVTAQGYSDQEQHQMATFLQRELLAVDGVADVNVSGLPDEAIFVEPDLSLMVNQQIAPQTIQAAIANSNSVVGAGASDTGRTRTIIQAPDGSESVSAISGLSVGIGGEILNVVDVANVSRGRVSNPSLMIRFDGTEAFAIGIAGLGDENIVEVGNRVDARLAELQADIPVGVELHPIYQQHLVVDEASNAFLVNLAMSVAIVVAVLALAMGWRAAIVVGATLLLTVVGTLFFMAIFSIEMERISLGALIIAMGMLVDNAIVVAEGMQVGMMRGKTSREAADEATQKTQIPLLGATVIGIMAFAGIGLSPDATGEFLFSLFAVIGISLMLSWVLGVSVTPLLGHYFFKQAKEGGGDAYGGPLFRAYGAVLRLALRLRWLVIAALLGLTVVCFIGFGQVKQQFFPDSNTPLFFAHYKLPQGTSIHAVSEDLSRVEDWLATREEVVSVTSFMGNGATRFMLTYQSADANQSYGHLIIRTENLDQIPALQADLEAFSAQYLADGEFRTERLVFGPGGGAPIQARFSGSDPAVLRSLAREAMVRMQSASSDLEHLRTNWREQELVIKPIYATERAQTAGIDREDIAATLEFATEGTRGGTYREGDRLIPIIFRLPQESNLTLLDQVLVSPQSGRVIPIEQVVDGLSAEVQNTLVHRRDRQLTITVNAGVRAGVNAAAVQTQIQSAVEAMELPIGYKMEWGGEYENSREAQASLGGQLPVSILIMVLISILLFNALKQPIIIWLLVPMSVNGVAIGLLGTGLPFSFTALLGLLSLSGMLIKNGIVLVEEIDLVRATGLPLRDAIVQASTSRLRPVVLAAATTILGMAPLLSDAFFVSMSVTIMGGLAFASVLTLVAAPVFYDVFFSREERRRLAKVNPA; encoded by the coding sequence ATGAGCATTGCACGTTTCGCGATTGAGCGACCGCTATACACTTGGATGATCATGCTTTGGGCGCTGTTTGGCGGGCTTTGGGGATTTAACGATCTGGGCCGTCTAGAAGACCCGGCCTTTACGATCAAGGTTGCGGTGGTTTCAACGCAATATCCCGGCGCCACGGCAGAACAAGTCGCGCGCGAAGTGACCGAACCGCTAGAGGCGGCGATCCAGAAAATGGGGGAGGTCGACAAAATCACGTCGCTGAATCAGCCCGGATTTTCCCTGATTACGGTCGAAGTCAAACCCACCTTTGACGGATCCGAATTGCCGGATGTCTGGACGCGTTTGCGTGCCAAGGTGGATAATGCCGCGCGAAACCTACCCGAAGGCGCGCAGGTTCCGTTTGTGAATGATGGGTTTGGGGACGTGTTTGGCCTGTATTACGCGGTGACCGCCCAAGGCTATAGTGACCAGGAACAGCACCAAATGGCGACTTTCCTGCAACGGGAATTGCTGGCCGTTGACGGGGTTGCAGATGTGAATGTGTCCGGTCTGCCCGACGAAGCGATTTTTGTGGAACCTGATCTGTCATTGATGGTGAACCAACAAATCGCCCCCCAGACCATTCAGGCGGCCATTGCGAATTCCAACTCGGTTGTGGGGGCTGGCGCATCTGATACTGGCCGCACCCGCACCATTATCCAAGCTCCGGACGGATCAGAATCCGTGTCGGCCATTTCCGGGCTAAGTGTCGGAATCGGTGGCGAGATTTTGAACGTCGTGGATGTTGCCAATGTCAGCCGGGGGCGGGTGTCCAATCCATCGTTGATGATCCGGTTCGACGGCACAGAAGCCTTTGCCATCGGCATCGCCGGGCTGGGGGATGAAAACATCGTCGAAGTTGGCAATCGCGTGGATGCGCGGCTGGCGGAATTGCAGGCCGACATTCCCGTAGGGGTCGAATTGCACCCGATCTATCAACAGCACCTTGTCGTGGACGAAGCATCAAACGCATTTTTGGTCAATCTGGCCATGTCCGTTGCGATTGTGGTGGCCGTTTTGGCGTTGGCCATGGGCTGGCGTGCGGCGATTGTGGTGGGCGCGACATTGTTGCTGACTGTGGTTGGCACGCTGTTTTTCATGGCGATCTTTTCCATTGAAATGGAACGGATTTCGCTGGGCGCATTGATCATTGCGATGGGCATGTTGGTCGACAACGCCATTGTGGTCGCCGAAGGCATGCAAGTGGGCATGATGCGTGGCAAAACATCCCGCGAAGCCGCGGACGAAGCCACCCAGAAAACCCAAATCCCATTGCTTGGGGCAACGGTGATTGGGATCATGGCTTTTGCCGGGATCGGGCTTAGCCCGGATGCGACAGGTGAATTTTTGTTCTCGCTCTTTGCGGTGATCGGTATCTCGTTGATGCTGTCATGGGTGTTGGGCGTTTCGGTGACGCCTTTGTTGGGCCATTACTTCTTTAAGCAAGCCAAAGAAGGCGGCGGCGATGCCTATGGCGGGCCGTTGTTCCGGGCTTATGGTGCGGTGCTGCGTTTGGCATTGCGTCTGCGCTGGTTGGTGATCGCGGCCTTGCTGGGACTAACCGTGGTGTGTTTCATCGGCTTTGGTCAGGTCAAACAGCAGTTTTTCCCGGACAGCAACACGCCGCTGTTTTTTGCCCATTACAAACTGCCGCAAGGCACGTCGATCCATGCGGTGTCTGAGGATCTATCGCGCGTCGAAGACTGGTTGGCCACCCGAGAAGAAGTGGTGTCTGTGACGTCCTTTATGGGCAATGGCGCGACGCGGTTTATGCTGACATATCAATCCGCTGACGCGAACCAATCCTATGGTCATCTGATCATTCGCACAGAAAATCTGGACCAAATTCCCGCATTGCAGGCCGATTTAGAAGCGTTCAGCGCCCAATATCTGGCAGACGGAGAGTTCCGCACAGAACGTCTGGTCTTTGGTCCCGGTGGGGGCGCGCCCATTCAGGCGCGGTTCTCTGGATCGGACCCGGCGGTGCTGCGATCCTTGGCACGAGAGGCGATGGTTCGGATGCAATCGGCCAGTTCTGATCTGGAACATTTGCGGACCAATTGGCGGGAACAGGAATTGGTGATCAAACCGATTTATGCAACCGAACGGGCGCAAACTGCGGGGATTGATCGCGAAGACATTGCCGCAACGCTGGAATTTGCCACCGAAGGGACACGTGGCGGGACCTACCGCGAAGGGGATCGTCTGATCCCGATCATTTTCCGCCTGCCACAGGAGTCAAACCTGACCTTGCTGGACCAAGTTCTGGTGTCGCCGCAATCCGGTCGGGTGATCCCGATTGAACAGGTGGTCGATGGTCTAAGCGCAGAAGTTCAGAACACTTTGGTACATCGCCGGGACCGTCAATTGACGATTACGGTGAATGCTGGGGTGCGCGCCGGGGTCAATGCAGCCGCCGTGCAGACCCAAATCCAAAGCGCGGTCGAAGCGATGGAATTGCCCATCGGCTATAAGATGGAATGGGGGGGGGAATATGAAAATTCCCGCGAAGCTCAGGCCAGTCTTGGGGGGCAATTGCCAGTTTCGATCCTGATCATGGTGTTGATTTCTATCTTGTTGTTCAATGCGTTAAAGCAACCCATTATCATCTGGCTATTGGTGCCGATGTCGGTCAATGGCGTGGCAATTGGTCTGTTGGGGACCGGTTTGCCGTTCTCCTTTACAGCGCTCTTGGGCCTGCTGAGCCTGTCTGGGATGTTGATCAAAAACGGCATTGTTTTGGTTGAGGAAATCGATCTGGTCCGTGCGACCGGACTTCCTTTGCGCGACGCAATTGTTCAGGCCAGCACATCGCGTCTGCGCCCGGTTGTTTTGGCGGCGGCCACGACAATCCTTGGCATGGCTCCCTTGCTGAGCGATGCGTTTTTTGTGTCGATGTCTGTGACAATCATGGGGGGGCTTGCGTTTGCATCTGTCCTGACATTGGTCGCAGCGCCGGTGTTTTATGACGTGTTCTTTTCACGAGAAGAACGCCGACGTTTGGCCAAAGTTAACCCCGCCTAG
- a CDS encoding efflux RND transporter periplasmic adaptor subunit: MKILPTLAVVFTFVHGPLLAQDSTDPVIRPVKTQMLEASELSFERQFFGQVVARQTVDFAFQVGGQIVDFPVLEGETVPRGGLIAQLDQETFQLSLDQARLQKEQADRTVARLGQLSGNSVSQVARDDAETQAALTAIAVRNAEYAIDHASLYAPFDALVATRNVPNFATISAGTPVVRLHDMSELRVDIDVPEILFQRAGREPNVEIWADFPVTDQLYPLEIREYNAESSAIGQTFRITFGMEPPKDLVVLPGSSVTVHVRIQGGPTGIIVPTSALAPQSDGTVMAFVFVEDANDQGHVEARKVTVSPTPDGQFAVQDGLNIGDEIIIAGVQLLSDGAIVRRFAGFAN, encoded by the coding sequence ATGAAAATACTACCGACCCTCGCCGTTGTGTTCACATTTGTCCATGGGCCGCTATTGGCCCAAGACAGTACAGACCCGGTGATCCGCCCGGTCAAAACGCAAATGCTAGAAGCGAGCGAATTGTCATTTGAACGACAGTTTTTTGGTCAGGTTGTTGCCCGTCAGACGGTTGACTTCGCGTTTCAGGTCGGTGGCCAGATCGTCGATTTCCCGGTTTTAGAGGGTGAAACCGTCCCTAGGGGCGGGCTGATTGCACAGCTGGACCAAGAGACGTTTCAATTGTCGTTGGATCAGGCACGGTTGCAAAAGGAACAGGCGGATCGCACGGTGGCGCGGTTGGGGCAATTGTCAGGAAACTCTGTCAGTCAGGTGGCGCGCGACGATGCGGAAACCCAGGCCGCATTGACCGCGATTGCTGTGCGCAACGCAGAATATGCTATTGATCATGCGTCACTTTATGCTCCGTTTGATGCGTTGGTTGCCACGCGGAACGTTCCAAATTTTGCAACGATCAGCGCGGGAACCCCCGTTGTGCGGCTGCATGACATGTCTGAATTGCGGGTGGATATCGACGTGCCCGAAATCTTGTTTCAGCGGGCAGGGCGCGAACCAAATGTGGAAATCTGGGCGGATTTTCCCGTCACAGATCAGCTTTATCCGTTGGAAATCCGTGAATATAACGCCGAAAGCTCCGCAATCGGCCAAACCTTTCGCATCACATTTGGCATGGAACCCCCCAAAGATCTGGTGGTTTTGCCCGGCTCATCCGTGACCGTGCATGTGCGCATTCAGGGCGGACCCACGGGGATTATCGTTCCCACATCCGCGCTGGCCCCGCAATCGGACGGGACTGTCATGGCGTTTGTCTTTGTCGAGGATGCCAATGACCAAGGCCATGTAGAGGCCCGCAAGGTCACTGTTTCACCCACCCCTGATGGTCAATTTGCCGTTCAGGACGGACTAAATATCGGGGATGAAATCATCATCGCGGGTGTTCAACTGCTCAGCGACGGCGCAATTGTGCGTCGTTTCGCTGGCTTTGCAAATTAA